Proteins encoded together in one Apis cerana isolate GH-2021 linkage group LG4, AcerK_1.0, whole genome shotgun sequence window:
- the LOC108000075 gene encoding kynurenine 3-monooxygenase isoform X2 — translation MRGRMIHNKNGSLKEILYDGVNQNCIYSVTRRYLNIVLLNAAEKYSEVNLYFNKKVVDADLDDGKLTILDTRTRKIEKTETDLIIGADGAYSIIRRTMAKKPRFNCSQTYIEHGYLELFVPSGKNNEFTMSNKHLHIWPRGEFMMIALPNDNCTFTVNLFAPFLTLDKLKTPQDLLSFCEEYFPDLVELIGRQKLVKDYFEREPKPLISIKCKPYHVGKTTLLLGDAAHAMVPFYAQGMNTGFEDVLLLDELMERYNSDFSKVLPKFSELRCEDAHAICDLAMYNYVEMRDLVRKKSFLVRKYIDTFLYKRIPKTWIPLYSTIHFSRMRFRDCIANKQWQDKILRRTAWCTIFLIIAILMASFIQVSTKKSILY, via the exons ATGCGTGGTAGAATGATACACAATAAGAATGGATCGCTCAAAGAAATACTTTATGATGGTGTGAATCAAAAC tGCATTTATTCAGTTACCAGACGATATCTAAACATTGTTCTATTAAATG CTGCCGAGAAGTATTCCGAAGTAAATCTCTATTTCAACAAGAAAGTCGTGGATGCGGATTTAGACGATGGAAAGCTGACGATATTGga CACGAGAACTCGAAAGATAGAGAAAACGGAAACTGATTTGATAATAGGAGCCGATGGTGCTTACTCGATCATCAGAAGAACAATGGCGAAAAAGCCGCGGTTCAACTGTAGTCAAACTTATATCGAACATGGATACCTTGAATTATTCGTCCCTTCTGGAAAAAATAACGAG TTTACGATGAGTAACAAGCATCTTCATATTTGGCCACGAGGAGAATTTATGATGATAGCTTTGCCCAACGACAACTGTACTTTTACTGTTAATTTATTCGCCCCCTTTTTAACCTTGGACAAGCTGAAAACGCCTCAGGATCTTTTGAGTTTCTGTGAAGAATATTTTCCTGATCTAGTGGAATTAATTGGAAGGCAGAAATTGGTTAAAGATTACTTCGAAAGAGAACCAAAACCTTTGATTTCCATAAag TGCAAACCTTATCATGTTGGAAAAACCACCCTTCTTCTTGGGGATGCTGCTCACGCTATGGTGCCTTTCTATGCCCAAGGAATGAACACG GGTTTCGAGGATGTTTTACTTCTGGACGAGTTAATGGAACGTTATAACTCGGATTTTAGCAAAGTTCTTCCAAAATTCTCGGAATTAAGATGTGAAGATGCACATGCCATTTGCGATCTTGCTATGTATAATTACGTCGag ATGAGAGATTTAGTGAGAAAGAAATCTTTCCtcgttcgaaaatatatagacACGTTTCTCTATAAACGAATTCCCAAAACGTGGATACCTCTCTACAGTACAATACACTTCTCAAGAATGAGGTTTCGCGATTGCATTGCAAACAAGCAGTGGCAGGATAAG ATATTACGCAGAACCGCTTGGTGCACGATATTCTTAATCATAGCTATATTAATGGCGTCTTTCATCCAAGTATCCACaaagaaaagtattttatattaa
- the LOC108000075 gene encoding kynurenine 3-monooxygenase isoform X1, whose protein sequence is MTVTDRKSRVVIVGGGLVGSLAACFFAKRGHSVSIYEYRPDIRTEDCWGQSIDLALSIRGREALRAVGLEEVVVDHHGIAMRGRMIHNKNGSLKEILYDGVNQNCIYSVTRRYLNIVLLNAAEKYSEVNLYFNKKVVDADLDDGKLTILDTRTRKIEKTETDLIIGADGAYSIIRRTMAKKPRFNCSQTYIEHGYLELFVPSGKNNEFTMSNKHLHIWPRGEFMMIALPNDNCTFTVNLFAPFLTLDKLKTPQDLLSFCEEYFPDLVELIGRQKLVKDYFEREPKPLISIKCKPYHVGKTTLLLGDAAHAMVPFYAQGMNTGFEDVLLLDELMERYNSDFSKVLPKFSELRCEDAHAICDLAMYNYVEMRDLVRKKSFLVRKYIDTFLYKRIPKTWIPLYSTIHFSRMRFRDCIANKQWQDKILRRTAWCTIFLIIAILMASFIQVSTKKSILY, encoded by the exons ATGACGGTCACTGATCGAAAGTCGCGAGTCGTCATAGTAGGGGGTGGTTTG gTCGGTTCTCTGGCAGCTTGCTTTTTTGCGAAAAGGGGTCATTCTGTGTCTATTTACGAGTATCGTCCAG ATATCAGAACAGAGGATTGTTGGGGTCAGAGCATTGATTTGGCTCTGTCAATCAGAGGGCGGGAAGCTTTAAGGGCAGTTGGCCTTGAGGAGGTTGTGGTCGATCACCATGGTATTGCTATGCGTGGTAGAATGATACACAATAAGAATGGATCGCTCAAAGAAATACTTTATGATGGTGTGAATCAAAAC tGCATTTATTCAGTTACCAGACGATATCTAAACATTGTTCTATTAAATG CTGCCGAGAAGTATTCCGAAGTAAATCTCTATTTCAACAAGAAAGTCGTGGATGCGGATTTAGACGATGGAAAGCTGACGATATTGga CACGAGAACTCGAAAGATAGAGAAAACGGAAACTGATTTGATAATAGGAGCCGATGGTGCTTACTCGATCATCAGAAGAACAATGGCGAAAAAGCCGCGGTTCAACTGTAGTCAAACTTATATCGAACATGGATACCTTGAATTATTCGTCCCTTCTGGAAAAAATAACGAG TTTACGATGAGTAACAAGCATCTTCATATTTGGCCACGAGGAGAATTTATGATGATAGCTTTGCCCAACGACAACTGTACTTTTACTGTTAATTTATTCGCCCCCTTTTTAACCTTGGACAAGCTGAAAACGCCTCAGGATCTTTTGAGTTTCTGTGAAGAATATTTTCCTGATCTAGTGGAATTAATTGGAAGGCAGAAATTGGTTAAAGATTACTTCGAAAGAGAACCAAAACCTTTGATTTCCATAAag TGCAAACCTTATCATGTTGGAAAAACCACCCTTCTTCTTGGGGATGCTGCTCACGCTATGGTGCCTTTCTATGCCCAAGGAATGAACACG GGTTTCGAGGATGTTTTACTTCTGGACGAGTTAATGGAACGTTATAACTCGGATTTTAGCAAAGTTCTTCCAAAATTCTCGGAATTAAGATGTGAAGATGCACATGCCATTTGCGATCTTGCTATGTATAATTACGTCGag ATGAGAGATTTAGTGAGAAAGAAATCTTTCCtcgttcgaaaatatatagacACGTTTCTCTATAAACGAATTCCCAAAACGTGGATACCTCTCTACAGTACAATACACTTCTCAAGAATGAGGTTTCGCGATTGCATTGCAAACAAGCAGTGGCAGGATAAG ATATTACGCAGAACCGCTTGGTGCACGATATTCTTAATCATAGCTATATTAATGGCGTCTTTCATCCAAGTATCCACaaagaaaagtattttatattaa